A region from the Mucilaginibacter sp. CSA2-8R genome encodes:
- a CDS encoding glycoside hydrolase family 43 protein translates to MVQAHLHTILPNRFARHIFILGIMVFHYTLAFSQPSVTGPQTTGTPGIQIVQEIKQPNRKFSEKDLAAYLLVYFKDQDQSAYLAVSADGYTFTDINNGKPVFIGSGLAEQKGVRDPHISRGPDGAFYLAMTDLHIFGKRAGYRDTEWERPHEKYGWGNNRALVLMKSYDLIHWTHADFRVDKAFPELGDIDCAWAPETIYDPTAKKMMVYFTIRYNNKDAGIYYAYANANFTKLETVPKRINEVGGIDADITKVGNEYQMFFVAGAKIWHAVSDKINTGYQPDKEHRIDPEQVSTEAPNVFKRIGTNTYVLMYDVYGARPSNMGFSETTNFNHFKDLKHFNDGVMKTTNFTSPKHGAVTYLTKKELDAIVAHWHVELKNN, encoded by the coding sequence ATGGTACAAGCACATTTACATACTATTCTGCCTAACCGGTTTGCGAGGCATATCTTCATTTTGGGAATAATGGTGTTCCATTATACACTTGCTTTTTCCCAGCCGTCGGTAACCGGCCCTCAAACCACAGGTACTCCCGGTATTCAGATCGTACAAGAAATTAAGCAGCCAAACAGAAAGTTCAGTGAAAAAGATTTGGCTGCTTATTTATTAGTCTACTTTAAAGACCAGGACCAGTCTGCATACCTCGCTGTCAGCGCTGATGGTTATACCTTCACGGATATTAATAACGGCAAACCGGTTTTTATTGGCTCCGGGCTTGCTGAGCAAAAGGGTGTCCGGGATCCGCACATCTCCAGAGGTCCGGATGGGGCGTTCTATCTGGCTATGACAGACCTGCATATATTTGGTAAGCGTGCCGGCTACCGCGATACGGAATGGGAGCGGCCCCACGAAAAATACGGTTGGGGCAATAACCGGGCGCTGGTACTCATGAAATCGTACGACCTGATACATTGGACACATGCAGATTTTCGTGTCGATAAGGCATTTCCGGAGCTGGGAGATATTGATTGTGCCTGGGCACCCGAAACGATCTATGACCCAACAGCCAAGAAAATGATGGTTTATTTTACTATCCGTTATAACAATAAGGATGCTGGCATTTATTACGCCTATGCAAATGCAAACTTTACCAAACTCGAAACCGTTCCGAAGCGCATCAACGAAGTTGGTGGTATTGATGCCGATATTACTAAGGTAGGAAATGAATACCAAATGTTTTTTGTTGCAGGTGCTAAGATTTGGCACGCCGTTTCTGATAAAATTAACACTGGTTACCAACCCGATAAAGAACACCGGATAGACCCTGAGCAAGTATCTACAGAAGCTCCAAACGTGTTTAAACGTATTGGCACCAACACCTATGTTTTAATGTATGACGTTTATGGCGCCCGCCCCAGCAACATGGGATTTAGCGAAACAACCAACTTTAATCACTTCAAGGACCTGAAACACTTCAACGATGGTGTCATGAAAACGACCAATTTTACAAGCCCGAAGCATGGTGCAGTAACCTATCTGACAAAAAAGGAACTGGACGCCATAGTAGCGCATTGGCATGTTGAACTTAAAAATAATTAA